One segment of Mycoplasma sp. E35C DNA contains the following:
- the mip gene encoding Ig-specific serine endopeptidase MIP, which translates to MAKARINKFKALLSLFGATSIIVASCTQNANPSNGDGGEQGGDKGEGNNPDDGNGGLDGFQGDGSGPIYQSRPELSLPNEQVSNQFKDGKRVVSDQYGNYDAYLNLKNVAVTRGERFDDEKRTPDAKVTNPNQIDKAKLAEYDAKAKQLGLPTYKDAFGYGFLLPNINKKGDVSDGLVQRKDLPTTQLIPKYYYDSIGETFGFGNLKESVTNFLGLPRTILNDNYRKFSKTTYSVYISNKHEDGDNAASKLDKKQKESEKIVSNLGTTWIFDYKLPEKKGEYPTTWYLASNFHVFDNLLLPKIKGTKNDFRGFENRQFKGETEYFQLTFVNTNNKDAVPNGSRFATTQGGAVTLLNDNDKVKTDDQFNKITTPYISVNLDVKKIRPIFLGNDFLKDSSLPTLPNDYKGAQSSIDFAVVEVTFDSPKIAEWVTGGYANWDQKDKYTFAKSSLLEDKTYESLEENSLYAIGFPNSYDDYKIRYNSVDGETIQANENFVSYWTNKEGNYYGTSNAGDYFEKKKNVGGDLNWSNSRTFVNKPGLTDLLLSFPSFNGQALNYSRMPFANVGLGYLIDNYVPAGGASGTRIIDSHNRIQAILFGAARTATTGYATAIRSEGMDYQGLYGKYNLPQYDLIYGGGKDQKDSYFNEMKIRQPKTKTYLFPEGFEKGSNPEYAFKN; encoded by the coding sequence ATGGCTAAAGCAAGAATTAATAAATTTAAAGCCCTATTGTCACTATTTGGTGCCACATCTATTATCGTGGCTAGTTGTACGCAAAATGCAAATCCATCAAACGGAGATGGTGGAGAACAAGGTGGTGATAAAGGAGAAGGTAATAACCCTGATGATGGGAACGGTGGATTAGATGGCTTCCAAGGTGATGGAAGCGGGCCTATTTATCAATCTAGACCAGAATTATCATTACCAAATGAACAGGTTTCTAATCAATTTAAAGACGGCAAAAGAGTAGTTAGTGACCAATATGGTAACTATGATGCTTATTTAAATTTAAAAAATGTAGCAGTTACTAGAGGCGAACGTTTTGATGATGAAAAAAGAACGCCAGATGCTAAAGTTACTAATCCAAATCAAATTGATAAAGCTAAATTAGCTGAATATGATGCAAAAGCCAAGCAGTTAGGTCTACCAACTTATAAAGATGCTTTTGGGTATGGTTTTTTATTACCTAATATTAATAAAAAGGGTGATGTTTCTGACGGTTTAGTTCAAAGAAAAGATCTTCCAACAACACAATTGATACCTAAATATTACTACGATTCAATTGGTGAAACGTTTGGTTTTGGAAACTTAAAAGAATCAGTAACTAATTTTTTAGGTTTACCTAGAACAATTCTTAACGATAATTATCGTAAATTTTCAAAAACAACTTACTCAGTTTATATTTCAAATAAACATGAAGATGGTGATAATGCTGCGTCTAAATTAGATAAAAAACAAAAAGAAAGCGAAAAGATCGTCTCAAATTTAGGAACAACTTGAATTTTTGATTACAAATTACCTGAGAAAAAAGGTGAATATCCAACAACTTGATATTTAGCAAGTAACTTCCACGTTTTTGATAATTTATTATTACCAAAAATTAAAGGTACTAAAAACGATTTCAGAGGATTTGAGAATAGACAATTTAAGGGTGAAACCGAATACTTCCAATTAACATTTGTTAATACTAACAACAAAGACGCTGTACCTAACGGATCTAGATTTGCTACAACTCAAGGTGGGGCCGTAACTCTTCTTAACGATAATGATAAAGTTAAAACTGACGATCAATTTAACAAGATTACAACCCCTTATATTTCAGTAAATCTTGATGTTAAGAAAATTAGACCAATTTTCTTAGGGAATGACTTCTTAAAAGATAGTTCGCTACCTACTTTACCTAATGATTATAAAGGTGCTCAATCTTCAATTGACTTTGCTGTTGTAGAAGTTACTTTTGATAGTCCAAAAATTGCTGAATGAGTAACTGGTGGTTATGCTAATTGAGATCAAAAAGATAAATACACTTTTGCAAAAAGTTCATTATTAGAAGATAAAACTTACGAAAGTTTAGAAGAAAATAGCTTATATGCTATTGGTTTCCCAAACTCATATGATGATTACAAGATCAGATATAACAGTGTTGACGGAGAAACTATTCAAGCTAACGAAAACTTTGTTTCTTACTGAACTAATAAAGAAGGAAATTATTACGGAACATCAAACGCTGGTGATTACTTCGAAAAGAAGAAAAATGTTGGTGGTGATTTAAACTGATCTAATAGTAGAACTTTTGTAAACAAACCAGGATTAACAGACTTATTATTAAGCTTCCCTTCATTCAATGGTCAAGCATTAAACTATTCAAGAATGCCTTTTGCTAACGTTGGACTTGGTTATTTAATTGATAACTATGTTCCTGCTGGTGGTGCTTCTGGAACTAGAATTATTGACTCACATAACCGTATTCAAGCCATTCTATTTGGTGCAGCTAGAACTGCAACAACTGGTTATGCTACTGCAATCAGAAGTGAAGGTATGGACTACCAAGGTCTTTATGGAAAATATAACTTACCACAATACGATTTAATTTATGGTGGTGGTAAAGATCAAAAAGATTCTTACTTTAATGAAATGAAGATAAGACAACCAAAAACTAAAACATACTTATTCCCTGAAGGTTTTGAAAAAGGATCTAACCCTGAATACGCTTTTAAAAACTAA
- the mip gene encoding Ig-specific serine endopeptidase MIP codes for MKKLVKYFSLFMGCAFIVSSCATTPSKGSTDPKNPPPGGQKENGGDDSLWKIGEDIDNKEFVAPKVQWTNKVENGVRVVSDQYDNYSAQTGYINLYNFKNRNTQKPSFWLKDRASKSHVSPYDLTQEQLDAINQKAKAIDQPYYQDAYAYAIGLPGVDKTSKTLNESFEAIDDTSSIVNVPAFNKDGDDLQESDRGLSWMIPNEKYQDLSKITYSIRITNANTSEQVKQNNSSESKEDAPNVGNFSGTAFLLDYDLPTDNSKYPTTWYLASNFHVLQHLQLKNDSEAIIRNNKVATNKIELFQLDQSKVKIGEEIVPERSKGTEFKDPYLTVTEIDTNNVKTVFLGNDALTQSIDKFTNNQEYLQAKTLLDFGVIQVKFKDENEAKKVTNDYASWDENKKFKPAKFSYLNDEKYKSLPADDFYVYGLPPSKNDPGISAGFYGNIENLRSPWVNKPSDTNSKTEKGGDFSWSPSLRSFVNKPGISDIFLTIPRNGGNNSFYEINHQKFAHSGLGYVLDNYAVPPGGSGSPIINSNNEIVGVIFAGDSEVSSGIGLALHSEGFDYQKYYGSYNLPKYDLIYGSDGSQTKSYSLGLKAIHKGTNVNTWLFH; via the coding sequence ATGAAAAAGTTAGTTAAATATTTCTCATTATTCATGGGTTGTGCGTTTATTGTTAGTTCATGTGCAACAACCCCATCAAAAGGTTCAACCGACCCAAAAAACCCTCCACCAGGAGGACAAAAAGAAAATGGTGGCGATGATTCTTTATGAAAAATTGGTGAAGATATTGATAATAAAGAGTTCGTTGCACCAAAGGTTCAATGAACTAATAAGGTTGAAAATGGAGTTAGAGTAGTATCAGATCAGTATGATAATTACTCAGCACAAACGGGTTATATAAATTTATATAATTTCAAAAATAGAAATACGCAAAAGCCATCTTTTTGATTAAAAGATAGAGCATCAAAATCACATGTTAGTCCTTATGATTTAACCCAAGAGCAATTAGATGCAATTAATCAAAAAGCTAAAGCAATTGACCAACCTTATTATCAAGATGCTTATGCTTATGCAATTGGATTACCGGGTGTGGATAAAACTTCAAAAACTTTAAATGAAAGTTTTGAAGCAATTGATGATACTAGTAGTATTGTTAACGTTCCAGCTTTTAACAAAGATGGTGATGATTTACAAGAATCAGATCGTGGATTAAGCTGGATGATTCCTAATGAGAAATATCAAGATCTTTCAAAAATTACTTATTCAATTCGTATAACTAACGCGAATACAAGTGAACAAGTTAAACAAAATAATTCAAGTGAATCTAAAGAAGATGCTCCAAATGTAGGTAACTTTAGTGGAACGGCATTCTTACTTGACTATGATTTACCGACCGATAATAGCAAATACCCAACTACTTGATATTTAGCAAGTAACTTTCATGTTTTACAACACTTACAATTAAAAAATGATTCTGAAGCAATTATTCGTAACAACAAAGTTGCTACGAATAAAATCGAATTATTTCAATTAGATCAAAGTAAAGTTAAGATTGGTGAAGAAATTGTTCCTGAAAGATCAAAAGGAACAGAATTTAAAGACCCTTATTTAACAGTTACTGAAATTGATACAAATAATGTTAAAACTGTATTTTTAGGTAATGATGCTTTAACTCAAAGCATTGATAAATTTACTAATAATCAAGAATATTTACAAGCAAAAACATTATTAGATTTTGGTGTTATTCAAGTTAAATTTAAAGATGAAAATGAAGCTAAAAAAGTAACTAATGATTATGCTTCTTGAGATGAAAATAAAAAATTCAAACCAGCTAAATTTTCATATTTAAATGATGAAAAATATAAATCATTACCTGCTGATGATTTCTATGTTTATGGATTACCTCCATCAAAAAATGATCCAGGCATTAGTGCTGGTTTTTATGGTAATATTGAAAACTTAAGAAGTCCTTGAGTTAATAAACCATCAGATACTAATTCAAAAACTGAAAAGGGTGGCGATTTTTCTTGATCACCAAGCCTAAGATCGTTTGTTAATAAACCTGGTATTTCAGATATTTTCTTAACTATTCCAAGAAATGGTGGCAACAACAGTTTTTATGAAATTAATCATCAAAAATTTGCTCACAGCGGTCTAGGATATGTTCTTGATAATTACGCAGTTCCACCAGGTGGTAGTGGTTCGCCGATTATTAATTCTAATAATGAAATTGTTGGTGTTATCTTTGCTGGTGATAGCGAAGTAAGCTCTGGAATTGGTTTAGCACTTCACTCAGAAGGTTTTGATTATCAAAAATATTATGGTAGTTACAACCTGCCAAAATATGATTTAATTTATGGATCAGATGGATCACAAACTAAATCATATAGCTTAGGATTAAAAGCTATTCATAAAGGCACTAACGTGAACACGTGATTATTCCATTAA
- a CDS encoding MSC_0618 family F1-like ATPase beta subunit gives MKGRITKIWNNVVEATFKKEELPKVDYVLTLHNNTCVLLVKRIIDDTSVRAIVIYQKHNIKINDEVINTNNTMMVPVGQNAKNNIYDISGVPLLKDRAKDIRYIQMNSTIKKEKKIYSKHEILETGIKAIDFFMPILKGHNLGILGGAGVGKTVLMKEIIFNSSKSNKAKKNSSIFIGSGERSREGIELYEELEQSNLMKDSMMFISKMDESPGARMSIVPYGITAAEYLRDVEKEDVLLFIDNIFRFIQAGNEVAPALNKKPITGGYQATLDTEVSNVEDRLYATEDGSITSFQTLFLPMDDLADPSAVSIFSNLDGSLVLSREQTSKNIFPAFDPLASSSSSVSPDIIGQRHYDAIIEVKSILQKYHELEDVILILGIDELDKDNKIIVRKALQLQNFFTQNFFVAEAFTKAKGVYVPLKDTLESVIRIIEGKYINQSPEIFSFVGSNLDIPTDEELNLNKVEM, from the coding sequence ATGAAGGGTCGTATTACAAAGATTTGAAATAACGTTGTTGAAGCAACATTTAAAAAAGAAGAATTACCAAAAGTTGATTACGTATTAACATTACACAACAATACATGCGTATTGTTGGTTAAAAGAATCATTGATGATACAAGTGTTAGAGCAATCGTGATTTATCAAAAACACAACATCAAAATCAATGATGAAGTAATTAATACCAACAACACAATGATGGTGCCAGTTGGTCAAAATGCCAAGAATAATATCTATGATATTTCAGGTGTGCCATTATTAAAAGATCGTGCCAAGGATATTAGATATATCCAAATGAATTCAACGATTAAAAAAGAAAAGAAGATCTATTCTAAGCATGAAATTTTAGAAACAGGAATCAAGGCAATTGACTTCTTTATGCCAATTCTAAAAGGTCACAACTTGGGTATTCTTGGAGGTGCAGGGGTTGGTAAAACGGTCTTGATGAAAGAAATTATTTTTAACTCATCAAAATCAAATAAAGCTAAGAAAAACTCATCAATCTTCATCGGTTCTGGTGAACGTTCTCGTGAAGGAATTGAACTTTATGAAGAATTAGAACAATCTAATTTGATGAAAGATTCAATGATGTTTATTTCTAAAATGGACGAATCACCAGGTGCCAGAATGTCAATCGTGCCTTACGGGATTACAGCAGCTGAATATTTAAGAGACGTTGAAAAAGAAGATGTATTATTATTCATTGATAATATCTTTAGATTTATCCAAGCAGGAAATGAAGTTGCCCCAGCTTTAAATAAAAAACCAATCACGGGTGGTTATCAAGCAACATTAGATACTGAAGTATCAAATGTTGAAGATCGATTATATGCGACCGAAGATGGATCAATTACTTCATTCCAAACATTATTCTTACCAATGGATGATTTAGCTGACCCATCAGCTGTATCTATCTTTAGTAACTTAGATGGTTCGTTGGTATTATCTCGTGAACAAACATCTAAAAACATCTTCCCAGCGTTTGACCCGCTAGCTTCATCTTCTTCATCAGTATCGCCAGATATTATTGGTCAACGTCACTATGATGCGATCATTGAAGTAAAAAGTATTTTACAAAAATACCATGAATTAGAAGACGTAATCTTAATCTTAGGAATTGATGAACTAGATAAAGATAATAAAATTATTGTGCGTAAGGCATTACAATTACAAAACTTCTTTACCCAAAACTTCTTCGTGGCTGAAGCGTTTACTAAAGCCAAAGGAGTTTATGTGCCACTAAAAGATACTTTAGAATCAGTAATCAGAATTATTGAAGGTAAATACATTAACCAATCACCTGAAATCTTCTCATTTGTTGGATCTAATTTAGATATTCCAACTGACGAAGAATTAAATTTAAATAAAGTAGAAATGTAA
- a CDS encoding MSC_0619 family F1-like ATPase alpha subunit gives MNPKIIAALDYVIQVDGKFDYQQNQVFTIKNKPNFRAMVISATNDTAFLIVDVNNANFEIGDELIPTSFDTNIRTTKQYFGNIIDIDGNILYPKKHKPEFAPNTLSSNAFATSRNLLEVNRLNEQLYTGIMAIDLLIPIGKGQRELIIGDRGTGKTHIALNTIINQTIRNSGVKCIYVSIGQKRQNVANVYETLKKHKALENTIIIDAPATNSYHQYLAPYVAMAHAENISHFQDVLVIFDDLSKHANIYREMSLLVNRPVGKEAFPGDIFFSHASVLERAGRFANRKSITCLPIVKTVNNDITSLISSNLISITDGQIVTNTDLFANGILPAINIDLSVSRTGSAVQSKVIAKVASEINKKYRAYKRQSKLWTLKYDLNEETADLIHKGKAIEQLFIQKGFSPYTERFMLLITKLIIWGTLRKINNHQQEALSFINALIDTDPIAGWIYQHLEAGQPFNEDLMKNFFEYSLNQYFKYKGYEFEIQTDKKFIDFKQDELETIISNMKGMN, from the coding sequence ATGAATCCTAAAATTATTGCTGCTTTAGATTACGTAATTCAAGTTGATGGCAAATTTGATTACCAACAAAACCAAGTATTTACCATTAAAAACAAACCAAACTTCAGAGCCATGGTTATTAGTGCTACTAATGACACTGCGTTCTTAATTGTTGATGTTAATAATGCTAACTTTGAAATTGGTGATGAATTAATACCAACATCATTTGATACCAACATAAGAACAACCAAACAATACTTTGGTAACATCATTGATATTGATGGCAACATCTTATATCCTAAAAAACACAAACCCGAGTTTGCTCCTAATACCTTATCATCTAATGCGTTTGCTACATCAAGAAACTTATTAGAAGTTAATCGTTTAAACGAACAACTATACACAGGGATTATGGCAATTGACTTATTAATTCCGATTGGTAAAGGTCAAAGAGAATTAATTATCGGTGATAGAGGAACGGGCAAAACTCATATTGCACTAAATACAATTATTAACCAAACGATCCGTAATAGCGGGGTTAAATGTATTTATGTTTCAATTGGTCAAAAACGTCAGAATGTGGCTAATGTTTATGAAACATTAAAAAAACACAAAGCATTAGAAAACACTATTATTATTGATGCTCCTGCAACTAACTCATACCACCAATATTTGGCTCCTTATGTTGCGATGGCTCATGCTGAAAACATTTCACACTTCCAAGATGTTTTAGTAATCTTTGATGACTTATCAAAACATGCCAATATTTATCGTGAAATGTCATTATTAGTTAACCGTCCAGTTGGTAAAGAAGCATTCCCTGGTGATATTTTCTTCAGCCATGCTTCTGTATTAGAACGTGCTGGTAGATTTGCTAATCGTAAATCAATTACTTGTTTACCAATCGTTAAAACGGTAAATAATGATATTACTTCATTAATTTCATCTAACTTAATTTCGATTACTGACGGTCAGATTGTAACCAATACTGATCTGTTTGCTAACGGGATTTTACCAGCGATTAACATCGATCTATCAGTATCACGGACAGGAAGTGCCGTGCAATCTAAAGTTATTGCCAAAGTTGCTTCTGAAATTAATAAAAAATACCGTGCTTACAAACGTCAAAGTAAACTATGAACCCTTAAATATGATTTAAACGAAGAAACAGCTGATTTAATTCATAAGGGTAAAGCAATTGAACAACTGTTCATTCAAAAAGGATTCTCACCTTATACTGAACGCTTCATGTTGTTGATTACCAAATTAATCATCTGGGGAACATTACGTAAAATTAACAACCACCAACAAGAAGCATTATCATTCATCAATGCTTTAATTGATACTGATCCAATTGCTGGTTGGATCTATCAACACCTAGAAGCAGGTCAACCATTTAATGAAGATTTAATGAAGAACTTCTTTGAATATTCATTAAATCAGTATTTCAAATACAAAGGTTATGAATTTGAAATCCAAACTGATAAGAAGTTTATTGATTTTAAACAAGATGAATTAGAAACAATTATTTCTAACATGAAAGGTATGAACTAA